A stretch of Bordetella petrii DNA encodes these proteins:
- a CDS encoding class I SAM-dependent methyltransferase yields the protein MTSLVSHDQAVDRQFGPRAAAYLSSAVHAQGADLDQLAGLAREHPGARVLDLGCGGGHVSFQVAPCVAQVVAYDLSQPMLDVVAAEAARRGLDNLATRRGKAERLPFADGEFDLVLCRYSTHHWQDPGQALREARRVLKPGGIAAFADVVSPGEPLLDTWLQMLEVLRDNSHVRNYAVAEWLRLLAEAGFVLRSCTPRRITLEFGSWVERMRTPAALVAALRHMLAIAPESVHRHYAIAQDGSFSSDTATLVVQRD from the coding sequence ATGACTTCTCTCGTTTCCCACGACCAGGCCGTGGACCGCCAGTTCGGCCCGCGCGCCGCCGCCTACCTGAGCAGCGCCGTGCACGCGCAGGGCGCCGACCTGGACCAGCTGGCCGGACTGGCGCGCGAACACCCCGGCGCGCGCGTGCTGGACCTGGGCTGTGGCGGCGGCCATGTCAGTTTCCAGGTGGCGCCCTGCGTGGCCCAGGTGGTGGCCTACGACCTGTCGCAGCCGATGCTGGACGTGGTGGCAGCCGAAGCCGCGCGGCGCGGGCTGGACAACCTGGCCACCCGCCGCGGCAAGGCCGAGCGCCTGCCGTTCGCCGACGGCGAGTTCGACCTGGTGTTGTGCCGCTATTCCACCCATCACTGGCAAGACCCCGGCCAGGCGCTGCGCGAGGCGCGGCGCGTGCTCAAACCCGGGGGCATCGCCGCCTTCGCCGACGTGGTTTCGCCCGGCGAGCCGCTGCTCGATACCTGGCTGCAGATGCTGGAAGTGCTGCGCGACAACTCGCACGTGCGCAATTACGCGGTCGCCGAATGGCTGCGGCTGCTGGCCGAGGCGGGCTTCGTGCTGCGCAGCTGCACGCCGCGCCGCATCACCCTGGAATTCGGCTCGTGGGTCGAGCGCATGCGCACGCCGGCCGCGCTGGTGGCGGCGCTGCGCCACATGCTGGCCATCGCGCCGGAATCCGTGCACCGCCACTACGCCATCGCGCAGGACGGCTCATTCAGCAGCGACACGGCCACCCTGGTAGTGCAGCGCGACTGA
- a CDS encoding thiazole synthase, with translation MTTPDTLTIAGREYSSRLLVGTGKYQDFAQTRAALDASGTQIVTVAIRRTNIGQNPGEPSLLDYVPPSQFTLLPNTAGCYSADDAVRTLRLARELLDGHDLVKLEVLGDSHTLFPNMPETLQAAKTLVADGFKVMVYCTDDPIQCRMLEDLGVVAVMPLASLIGSGMGILNPWNLRLIIDQARVPVVVDAGVGTASDAAIAMELGCDAVLMNTAIAGAQDPVLMAGAMKKAVEAGREAFRAGRMPRKLYSGAPSSPTEGLIAAAPANPR, from the coding sequence ATGACCACTCCTGATACCCTGACCATCGCCGGGCGCGAATACTCGTCGCGCCTGCTGGTGGGCACCGGCAAGTACCAAGACTTCGCGCAGACGCGCGCCGCGCTCGACGCCAGCGGCACGCAGATCGTCACGGTCGCCATCCGGCGCACCAACATCGGCCAGAACCCCGGCGAGCCCAGCCTGCTCGACTACGTGCCGCCTTCGCAGTTCACGCTGCTGCCCAATACCGCCGGCTGCTACAGCGCCGACGACGCGGTGCGCACGCTGCGCCTGGCGCGCGAACTGCTCGACGGCCACGACCTGGTCAAGCTCGAAGTGCTGGGCGATTCGCACACCCTGTTCCCCAACATGCCCGAGACCCTGCAGGCCGCCAAGACACTGGTGGCCGACGGTTTCAAGGTCATGGTGTACTGCACCGACGACCCCATCCAGTGCCGCATGCTCGAAGACCTGGGCGTGGTAGCGGTCATGCCGCTGGCCTCGCTGATCGGCTCGGGCATGGGCATCCTGAACCCCTGGAACCTGCGCCTGATCATCGACCAGGCGCGCGTGCCGGTGGTGGTGGACGCGGGCGTGGGCACGGCCTCGGACGCCGCCATCGCCATGGAACTGGGCTGCGACGCGGTGCTGATGAACACCGCCATCGCCGGCGCGCAAGATCCGGTGCTGATGGCCGGCGCCATGAAAAAAGCGGTGGAAGCCGGCCGCGAAGCCTTCCGGGCCGGCCGCATGCCGCGCAAGCTGTACAGCGGCGCGCCCAGCTCGCCCACCGAAGGCCTGATCGCCGCCGCCCCGGCCAACCCCCGATGA
- the metH gene encoding methionine synthase: MPYPRLPYPPSSYTRGGDFARLLGQRILILDGAMGTMIQRYKLSEADFRGERFADHGKDLKGDNELLSLVRPDIIDEIHRQYLEAGADVIETNTFGATSVAQGDYDLPGLAYELNLESARLARAACDAYSTPERPRFVAGALGPQPKTASISPDVNDPGARNITFDELREAYTEQLNGLLDGGIDIVLIETIFDTLNAKAAIFAVESVFEARGERLPVMISGTVTDASGRILSGQTVEAFWNSVRHARPVTIGLNCALGAALMRPYVAELSKICDTYVCVYPNAGLPNPMAETGFDETPADTSGLLEEFARAGLVNMSGGCCGTTPDHIRAIADKVAALTPRVVPDIAVKTRLSGLEPLNIDEESLFVNVGERTNVTGSKMFARLIREEKYDEALAVARQQVENGAQIIDINMDEAMLDSVACMRRFLNLIASEPDIARVPIMIDSSKWEVIEAGLKCVQGKAVVNSISMKEGEDAFRHHARLCRRYGAAVVVMAFDEQGQADTLERRKEICARAYKILTEQEQFPPEDIIFDPNVFAVATGIDEHNHYAMDFIEGVRWIRQNLPHARLSGGISNVSFSFRGNEPMREAIHTVFLYYAIREGLTMGIVNAGQLGVYADLQPQLRDLVEDVILDRAEPVGRQDAADERSPTERLVQFADSVKGSGAKKEEDLAWRAGTVEERLSHALVHGITTFIVEDTEEVRQKIDARGGRPIEVIEGPLMDGMNIVGDLFGAGKMFLPQVVKSARVMKQAVAHLIPFIEEEKRQIAAAGGDVRAKGKMVIATVKGDVHDIGKNIVSVVLQCNNFEVVNMGVMVPCAQILEKAKEEQADIVGLSGLITPSLEEMAYVASEMQRDPYFRERKIPLMIGGATTSRVHTAVKIAPNYDGPVIYTPDASRAVGVAANLVSDQAQAYIDEVAQEYIDVRRRHANRKATPLVSLAEARAARPQIDWPAYVPPRPKFIGRRSFKSYDLAEIAKYLDWTPFFQTWSLFGQFPAILEDKVVGEQAQKVYADGQAMLKRIIEGRWLTANGAVAFYPANTVNDEDIEVYADESRSEVLFTYRNLRQQGVKREGISNKCLADFIAPKSSGVADYIGMFAVTAGLGIEKKEAEFQAALDDYSGIMLKAMADRLAEAFAECLHARVRQDLWGYAADEALSNDEMIAEKYAGIRPAPGYPACPEHVVKRDLFRVLDGDDIGMLLTDSYAMYPASSVSGFYFSHPQSQYFNVGTIGPDQLADYIARSGRSEEDVRRTLASSLG, translated from the coding sequence GTGCCGTATCCCCGCCTGCCTTATCCGCCGTCGTCATATACCCGCGGCGGCGACTTCGCCCGCCTGCTCGGCCAGCGCATCCTGATTCTGGACGGCGCCATGGGCACCATGATCCAGCGCTACAAGCTGAGCGAGGCCGATTTCCGCGGCGAGCGCTTTGCCGACCACGGCAAGGACCTGAAGGGCGACAACGAACTGCTGTCGCTGGTGCGGCCCGACATCATCGATGAAATCCACCGCCAGTATCTCGAGGCCGGCGCGGACGTCATCGAGACCAACACCTTCGGCGCCACGTCGGTGGCGCAGGGCGACTACGACCTGCCGGGCCTGGCCTACGAACTGAACCTGGAATCGGCGCGGCTGGCCCGCGCCGCCTGCGATGCCTACAGCACGCCCGAGCGGCCGCGCTTCGTGGCGGGCGCGCTGGGCCCCCAGCCCAAGACCGCGTCGATTTCCCCCGATGTCAACGACCCGGGCGCGCGCAACATCACTTTCGACGAGCTGCGCGAGGCCTATACCGAGCAGCTCAACGGCCTGCTCGATGGCGGCATCGACATCGTGCTGATCGAAACCATCTTCGACACGCTCAATGCCAAGGCCGCCATCTTCGCCGTGGAGTCGGTGTTCGAGGCGCGCGGCGAGCGTCTGCCGGTCATGATCTCGGGTACGGTCACCGATGCTTCCGGGCGCATCCTGTCGGGCCAGACGGTCGAGGCGTTTTGGAATTCGGTGCGCCATGCGCGGCCGGTCACCATCGGCCTGAACTGCGCCCTGGGCGCCGCCCTGATGCGGCCCTATGTGGCCGAACTGTCCAAGATCTGCGACACCTACGTCTGTGTGTACCCCAACGCGGGCCTGCCCAACCCGATGGCCGAGACCGGCTTCGACGAAACGCCGGCCGATACGTCTGGCCTGCTGGAAGAGTTCGCGCGCGCCGGGCTGGTGAACATGTCGGGCGGCTGTTGCGGCACCACCCCCGACCATATCCGCGCCATTGCCGACAAGGTGGCCGCGCTGACGCCGCGCGTGGTGCCCGATATCGCGGTCAAGACGCGCCTGTCGGGCCTCGAGCCCCTGAACATCGATGAAGAGTCGCTGTTCGTCAACGTGGGCGAGCGCACCAACGTTACCGGCAGCAAGATGTTCGCGCGCCTGATCCGCGAAGAAAAATACGACGAGGCGCTGGCCGTGGCGCGCCAGCAGGTGGAAAACGGCGCCCAGATCATCGACATCAACATGGACGAGGCCATGCTGGATTCGGTGGCCTGCATGCGCCGCTTCCTGAACCTGATCGCGTCCGAGCCCGACATCGCGCGCGTGCCGATCATGATCGACAGCTCGAAATGGGAAGTGATCGAAGCCGGCCTGAAGTGCGTGCAGGGCAAGGCGGTGGTGAACTCGATCTCGATGAAAGAAGGCGAGGACGCTTTCCGCCACCATGCGCGCCTGTGCCGCCGCTACGGCGCCGCCGTGGTGGTGATGGCCTTCGACGAACAGGGCCAGGCCGACACCCTGGAGCGGCGCAAGGAAATCTGCGCGCGCGCCTACAAGATACTGACCGAGCAAGAGCAGTTTCCGCCCGAAGACATCATCTTCGACCCGAACGTGTTCGCCGTGGCCACCGGCATCGACGAGCACAACCACTACGCCATGGATTTCATCGAGGGCGTGCGCTGGATCCGGCAAAACCTGCCGCACGCGCGCCTGTCGGGCGGCATTTCGAACGTCAGCTTCTCGTTCCGCGGCAACGAGCCGATGCGCGAGGCCATCCATACGGTGTTCCTGTATTACGCCATCCGCGAAGGCCTGACGATGGGCATCGTCAACGCCGGCCAGCTGGGCGTGTACGCCGACCTGCAGCCGCAGCTGCGCGACCTGGTCGAAGACGTGATCCTGGACCGCGCCGAGCCCGTGGGCCGGCAGGACGCCGCCGACGAGCGCTCGCCCACCGAGCGCCTGGTGCAGTTCGCCGATAGCGTGAAAGGCTCGGGCGCCAAGAAAGAAGAAGACCTGGCCTGGCGCGCCGGCACGGTCGAAGAGCGCCTGTCGCACGCATTGGTGCACGGCATTACCACCTTCATTGTCGAAGACACCGAAGAAGTGCGCCAGAAAATCGACGCGCGCGGCGGCCGACCCATCGAGGTGATCGAAGGCCCGCTGATGGACGGCATGAACATCGTGGGCGACCTGTTCGGCGCCGGCAAGATGTTCCTGCCGCAGGTGGTGAAGTCGGCGCGCGTCATGAAGCAGGCCGTGGCCCACCTGATCCCCTTCATCGAAGAAGAAAAGCGCCAGATCGCCGCCGCCGGCGGCGATGTGCGGGCCAAGGGCAAGATGGTGATCGCCACCGTCAAGGGCGACGTGCACGATATCGGCAAGAACATCGTGTCGGTGGTTCTGCAATGCAATAACTTCGAAGTCGTGAACATGGGCGTGATGGTGCCCTGCGCGCAGATCCTGGAAAAAGCCAAGGAAGAGCAGGCCGACATCGTGGGCCTGTCGGGCCTGATCACGCCCAGCCTGGAAGAAATGGCCTACGTGGCTTCGGAAATGCAGCGTGATCCGTATTTCCGCGAGCGCAAGATTCCGCTGATGATCGGCGGCGCCACCACCAGCCGGGTGCACACGGCGGTGAAGATCGCGCCCAATTACGACGGGCCCGTCATCTACACCCCCGACGCCAGCCGCGCCGTGGGCGTGGCCGCCAACCTGGTGTCCGACCAGGCGCAGGCCTACATCGACGAAGTGGCGCAGGAATACATCGACGTGCGCCGGCGCCATGCCAACCGCAAGGCAACCCCGCTGGTCTCGCTGGCCGAGGCGCGCGCGGCGCGCCCGCAGATCGACTGGCCGGCCTATGTGCCGCCGCGCCCGAAGTTCATCGGCCGGCGCTCATTCAAGAGCTACGACCTGGCCGAGATCGCCAAGTACCTGGACTGGACGCCGTTCTTCCAGACCTGGAGCCTGTTCGGGCAGTTTCCCGCCATTCTGGAAGACAAGGTGGTGGGCGAGCAGGCGCAGAAGGTCTACGCCGATGGCCAGGCCATGCTCAAGCGCATTATCGAAGGCCGCTGGCTGACCGCCAATGGCGCGGTGGCGTTCTATCCGGCCAATACCGTCAACGACGAAGACATCGAGGTCTACGCCGACGAATCGCGCAGCGAGGTGCTGTTCACCTATCGCAATCTGCGCCAGCAGGGCGTCAAGCGCGAAGGCATCAGCAACAAGTGCCTGGCGGATTTCATCGCGCCCAAGTCCAGCGGAGTGGCCGACTACATCGGCATGTTCGCCGTGACGGCCGGGCTGGGCATCGAGAAAAAAGAGGCCGAATTCCAGGCCGCGCTGGACGACTATTCCGGCATCATGCTCAAGGCCATGGCCGACCGCCTGGCCGAGGCCTTCGCCGAATGCCTGCATGCGCGCGTACGCCAGGACCTGTGGGGCTACGCAGCCGACGAGGCGCTGTCCAACGACGAGATGATCGCCGAGAAGTACGCGGGCATCCGGCCCGCGCCCGGCTATCCGGCCTGCCCCGAGCACGTGGTCAAGCGCGACCTGTTCCGCGTGCTGGACGGCGACGACATCGGCATGCTGCTGACCGACAGCTACGCCATGTACCCGGCATCGAGCGTGTCGGGGTTTTACTTCAGCCATCCGCAGTCGCAGTACTTCAATGTGGGCACCATCGGGCCCGATCAGCTGGCCGACTACATCGCGCGCAGCGGGCGCAGCGAAGAAGACGTGCGCCGCACCCTGGCGTCCAGCCTGGGCTAG
- a CDS encoding TonB-dependent receptor yields the protein MLTCAVPALAAAQQDPAGAAAVPQLDAVTVTASRVPTEARDQPVQVSVLTAEQIRTSSAVTVQELLSTQSGVHVINSTGAAEQAAVDLRGFGLTGPSNTLILIDGIPQNNNDLSAPSLGTVPLDRIERIEIVRGSGSVQYGGGTTGGVINIITKRGNASGKPVSASVTGTVGSYGLHQLDAAIGLQNEHVTVDVYGQTLRTDNYRDNNRESRDSGGVGLGFQHDSGTVRLYARTTHQKLGLPGPRRVDPATGLDEYEDDPRGTSTPDDYIETRTDAFGAQVEQRLGAGTLYADLSQRDKSLTGFTGSAFGDTTRTQDLDETTGSLRYHLPIAQRHALILGVDMLDSDLDATNTYSFSPVGDHWRAEQRQHGVFAEAQVQATDTTRITLGGRRQYARDRLETLSGFSGNSDETRHLGAWQLALRQEAGAGFSLYGKVGRSFRLANSDEVLYVATPLKPQTSVDKELGILWQSGASSARLTWFRYDLTNEIQYNPVTFSNVNLAPTRRQGVELEGHHALTRTLTMDANVTWLQAEFRSGSDNGVDLAGNTVPLVPKWMANLGATWRPDDKLFISLAAQYVGKARMDNDQANEFDKQLDDYVLVNGKIGYAFTENVSGTLAVNNLFDREYATYGIRSGSTGPTGAYNLYPAAGRNVQAALTIRY from the coding sequence ATGCTGACCTGCGCCGTGCCCGCACTGGCCGCCGCCCAGCAAGATCCCGCCGGCGCTGCCGCCGTTCCCCAGCTCGATGCCGTTACCGTCACCGCCTCGCGCGTGCCCACCGAGGCCCGCGACCAGCCGGTGCAGGTGTCGGTGCTGACCGCCGAGCAGATCCGCACCAGCAGCGCGGTCACCGTGCAAGAACTGCTGTCCACCCAGTCCGGCGTGCATGTCATCAACAGCACCGGCGCCGCCGAGCAGGCGGCCGTCGACCTGCGCGGCTTCGGGCTGACCGGCCCCAGCAACACGTTGATCCTGATCGACGGCATTCCCCAGAACAACAACGACCTGTCGGCCCCCTCGCTGGGCACGGTGCCGCTGGACCGCATCGAGCGCATCGAGATCGTGCGCGGCAGCGGCTCGGTGCAATATGGCGGCGGCACCACCGGCGGCGTCATCAACATCATCACCAAGCGCGGCAATGCCAGCGGCAAACCGGTGTCGGCCAGCGTGACCGGCACCGTGGGCAGCTACGGCCTGCACCAGCTCGACGCGGCCATCGGCCTGCAGAACGAGCACGTCACCGTGGATGTGTACGGCCAGACGCTGCGCACCGACAATTACCGCGACAACAACCGGGAAAGCCGCGACAGCGGCGGCGTGGGCCTGGGCTTCCAGCACGACAGCGGCACGGTGCGCCTGTACGCCCGCACCACCCACCAGAAACTGGGGCTGCCCGGCCCGCGCCGGGTCGACCCGGCCACCGGCCTGGATGAATATGAAGACGACCCGCGCGGCACGTCGACCCCCGACGACTACATCGAGACCCGCACCGACGCCTTCGGCGCGCAAGTCGAGCAGCGCCTGGGCGCGGGCACGCTGTATGCCGACCTGAGCCAGCGCGACAAGTCGCTGACGGGCTTCACCGGCAGCGCCTTCGGCGACACCACGCGCACCCAGGACCTGGACGAGACCACCGGCAGCCTGCGCTACCACCTGCCCATCGCGCAGCGGCATGCGCTGATCCTGGGCGTGGACATGCTCGACAGCGACCTGGACGCCACCAACACCTATTCGTTCTCGCCGGTGGGCGACCACTGGCGGGCCGAACAGCGCCAGCACGGCGTGTTCGCCGAAGCCCAGGTGCAGGCCACCGACACCACCCGCATCACGCTGGGCGGGCGCCGCCAGTACGCGCGCGACCGGCTGGAAACCCTGTCGGGCTTCAGCGGCAATTCCGACGAAACCCGCCACCTGGGGGCCTGGCAGCTGGCCCTGCGCCAGGAAGCCGGCGCCGGGTTCAGTTTGTATGGCAAGGTGGGGCGCAGCTTCCGCCTGGCCAATTCCGACGAAGTGCTGTACGTGGCCACCCCGCTCAAGCCGCAGACCTCGGTGGACAAGGAACTGGGCATCCTGTGGCAGTCGGGCGCCTCCAGCGCGCGGCTGACCTGGTTCCGTTACGATCTCACCAACGAGATCCAGTACAACCCGGTGACGTTCTCGAACGTCAACCTGGCCCCCACCCGCCGCCAGGGCGTCGAGCTCGAAGGCCATCACGCGCTGACCCGCACACTGACCATGGACGCCAACGTGACCTGGCTGCAGGCCGAGTTCCGCTCGGGGTCCGACAACGGCGTGGATCTGGCGGGCAATACCGTGCCACTGGTGCCGAAATGGATGGCCAACCTGGGCGCCACCTGGCGTCCGGACGACAAACTGTTCATCAGTCTGGCGGCCCAGTATGTGGGCAAGGCGCGCATGGACAACGACCAGGCCAACGAATTCGACAAGCAGCTCGACGACTACGTGCTGGTCAACGGCAAGATCGGCTATGCCTTTACCGAAAACGTGTCCGGCACGCTGGCGGTCAACAACCTGTTCGACCGCGAATACGCCACCTACGGCATCCGCTCGGGCAGCACCGGCCCGACCGGCGCCTACAACCTGTACCCGGCCGCCGGCCGTAACGTGCAGGCGGCGCTGACCATCCGCTATTGA
- a CDS encoding helix-turn-helix transcriptional regulator gives MNASTQAGAPAAHESSARRRHALGEFVRAARARITPQMAGLPEGMRRRTPGLRREEVAQLCGISVTWYTWIEQGREVSVSPAVWARIAGVLQLARAERAYLFELAECADPQHPRDDASEAPGLLRECVDAINAPAYVLDRAWNVLVHNAPMRDLFDDWPVRDPRPNLLRYIFLDPAARHLVVDWDQRARRVVAEFRADAGAHLDEADVLALLDELNRDSDVFAHWWTRHAVVEREGGLREFQHPRRGRLAYRQTTFRLATHPDLKLVMLLEGE, from the coding sequence ATGAATGCCTCCACCCAAGCCGGTGCCCCGGCCGCCCACGAAAGCTCCGCACGCCGCCGCCATGCGCTGGGCGAATTCGTGCGGGCCGCGCGGGCGCGCATCACGCCGCAGATGGCCGGCCTGCCCGAAGGCATGCGGCGCCGCACGCCCGGCCTGCGCCGCGAAGAAGTGGCGCAGCTGTGCGGCATCAGCGTCACCTGGTACACCTGGATCGAGCAGGGCCGCGAGGTGTCGGTGTCGCCGGCGGTGTGGGCGCGCATTGCGGGTGTGCTGCAGCTGGCGCGCGCCGAACGCGCGTATTTGTTCGAACTGGCCGAATGCGCCGATCCGCAGCACCCGCGCGACGACGCCAGCGAGGCGCCCGGCCTGCTGCGCGAATGCGTGGATGCCATCAACGCGCCGGCCTACGTACTGGACCGCGCCTGGAACGTGCTGGTGCACAACGCGCCCATGCGCGACCTGTTCGACGACTGGCCGGTGCGCGATCCGCGTCCCAATTTGCTGCGCTACATTTTCCTGGACCCGGCCGCGCGCCATCTGGTGGTGGACTGGGACCAGCGCGCCCGCCGGGTGGTGGCGGAGTTCCGCGCCGACGCGGGCGCGCACCTGGACGAGGCCGACGTGCTGGCGCTGCTGGACGAACTGAACCGTGACAGCGATGTGTTCGCCCACTGGTGGACGCGCCATGCGGTGGTGGAGCGCGAAGGGGGCCTGCGGGAATTCCAGCATCCGCGCCGCGGCCGGCTGGCCTACCGGCAGACGACCTTCCGGCTGGCCACGCATCCGGACTTGAAGCTGGTGATGTTGCTGGAGGGGGAGTAG
- a CDS encoding cobalamin-binding protein, translated as MKLPPRSTARARCLTPEGCQTPKRAAAAAIARRLWWLAAGLAASLAAVTAQADPVTVRDGQGRQVTLAAPARRAITVAPHATELAYAAGAGRYLAGTARGSDYPPAARALPSIGDALRPSLEHAAALRPDLLIAWQPAVPDPLGDLMRRLDVPVYYSDPRTLAAIPDAVEAMGRLFGTEDQAVPAAAALRARLAALSARYAGRAPVRVFIQAGLQPIYTLNGASIVSDAVHLCGGVNVFAGAAILAPQVSLESVLAARPDAVLVGVLGPGDAQASRQAWRQRGLPAALHGHVFSVDADSLYRPGPRLVDAAERLCAALDTVRRPD; from the coding sequence ATGAAGCTTCCCCCCCGAAGCACTGCTCGCGCCAGGTGTCTGACTCCCGAAGGGTGTCAGACACCGAAGCGTGCGGCAGCTGCCGCAATAGCAAGACGGCTGTGGTGGCTGGCCGCCGGGCTGGCGGCCAGTCTGGCAGCGGTCACGGCGCAGGCAGACCCCGTCACGGTGCGCGACGGCCAGGGCCGCCAGGTCACGCTGGCGGCGCCCGCCCGGCGCGCCATTACCGTCGCGCCCCACGCCACCGAGCTGGCCTACGCGGCCGGCGCCGGCCGCTACCTGGCCGGCACCGCGCGCGGCAGCGACTATCCGCCCGCCGCGCGCGCCCTGCCCTCGATCGGCGACGCGCTGCGGCCCAGCCTGGAGCACGCCGCCGCGCTGCGGCCCGACCTGCTGATCGCCTGGCAGCCCGCCGTGCCCGATCCGCTGGGCGACCTGATGCGGCGGCTGGACGTGCCGGTTTACTACAGCGATCCGCGCACCCTGGCGGCGATCCCCGATGCGGTCGAGGCCATGGGCCGGCTGTTCGGCACCGAAGACCAGGCAGTGCCCGCCGCGGCAGCCCTGCGCGCCCGGCTGGCGGCGCTGTCGGCCCGCTATGCCGGCCGCGCGCCGGTGCGGGTGTTCATCCAGGCCGGCCTGCAGCCCATCTACACCTTGAACGGGGCCAGCATCGTCAGCGACGCCGTGCACCTGTGCGGCGGCGTGAACGTGTTTGCCGGCGCCGCCATCCTGGCGCCGCAGGTATCGCTGGAAAGCGTGCTGGCGGCGCGCCCCGACGCCGTGCTGGTGGGCGTGCTGGGCCCCGGCGACGCCCAGGCCAGCCGGCAGGCGTGGCGCCAGCGCGGCCTGCCGGCCGCCCTGCACGGCCACGTATTCAGCGTGGACGCCGATTCCCTGTACCGGCCCGGCCCGCGCCTGGTCGACGCGGCCGAGCGCCTGTGCGCGGCGCTGGATACCGTGCGCCGGCCGGACTGA
- the mutY gene encoding A/G-specific adenine glycosylase, producing MDFAPRIIAWQAAHGRHGLPWQRTQDPYRIWLSEIMLQQTHVATVIPYYQRFLERFPDVAALAAASQEEVMPYWAGLGYYARARNLHRCAQAVVRDWGGRFPPTAEQIATLPGIGRSTAAAIAAFAYGERAPILDGNVKRVFTRHFGVEGDPARREIEQRLWALAEAQVAGAPGLDMAAYTQGLMDLGATLCTRGKPDCGRCPLAATCIARRDGRQGELPTPKARKAIPERQTGMLVLQRGGAILLQQRPAPGIWGGLWSLPEFEAGGDPALASRQLGLEPLQRYELAAFAHTFTHYRLHIKPWYLPVKTGATLAEPGLPQRWAGPAELPGMALPAPIRKLLDGLLAAGLPD from the coding sequence ATGGATTTCGCCCCCCGCATCATCGCCTGGCAGGCCGCTCATGGCCGCCACGGCCTGCCCTGGCAGCGCACGCAAGACCCCTACCGGATCTGGCTGTCCGAGATCATGCTGCAGCAGACCCACGTCGCCACCGTCATCCCGTACTACCAGCGCTTTCTGGAACGCTTTCCCGACGTGGCAGCGCTGGCGGCCGCATCGCAGGAAGAAGTCATGCCTTACTGGGCCGGCCTGGGCTACTACGCCCGGGCCCGCAACCTGCACCGCTGCGCGCAGGCGGTCGTGCGCGACTGGGGCGGACGGTTCCCGCCCACGGCCGAACAGATCGCCACCCTGCCCGGCATCGGCCGCTCTACCGCCGCCGCCATCGCGGCATTCGCCTATGGCGAGCGCGCGCCCATTCTGGACGGCAACGTCAAGCGCGTGTTCACGCGCCATTTCGGCGTCGAAGGCGACCCGGCGCGGCGCGAAATCGAACAGCGGCTGTGGGCCCTGGCCGAGGCGCAGGTCGCCGGCGCCCCCGGGCTGGACATGGCCGCCTACACGCAGGGCCTGATGGACCTGGGCGCCACGCTATGCACGCGCGGCAAGCCCGACTGCGGGCGCTGCCCGCTGGCCGCCACCTGTATCGCGCGCCGCGACGGGCGCCAGGGCGAACTGCCCACGCCCAAGGCGCGCAAGGCCATTCCCGAACGCCAGACCGGCATGCTGGTCTTGCAGCGCGGCGGCGCCATTCTGCTGCAGCAGCGGCCGGCGCCGGGCATCTGGGGCGGCCTGTGGAGCCTGCCCGAATTCGAGGCGGGCGGCGATCCGGCGCTGGCCTCGCGCCAGCTGGGCCTGGAACCCCTGCAGCGGTATGAACTGGCGGCCTTCGCGCACACCTTCACCCATTACCGGCTGCACATCAAGCCTTGGTATTTGCCGGTGAAAACGGGCGCCACCCTGGCGGAACCGGGCCTGCCGCAGCGCTGGGCCGGCCCGGCCGAACTGCCAGGCATGGCGCTGCCCGCGCCCATCCGCAAGCTGCTCGACGGGCTGCTGGCCGCGGGGCTGCCAGACTGA